The following are from one region of the Pelagibius sp. CAU 1746 genome:
- the clpB gene encoding ATP-dependent chaperone ClpB, whose amino-acid sequence MDLNRYTERSRGFLQAAQTLASRKHHQRLTPEHLLKVLLDDEEGLARNLIRQAGGKPEAAVKSVDEALAKQPKVEGAGAGQLYLAQETNDLFGQAEKLSEEAGDSYVTAERILLAIAMLPGTTAAKALAAAGVTPQSLNQAINTMRKGRRADTATAEDQYEALNKYARDLTEVAREGKLDPVIGRDEEIRRTVQVLSRRTKNNPVLIGEPGVGKTAIVEGLAQRIVNGDVPDNLKNKRLMSLDLGAMVAGAKFRGEFEERLKAVLQEIADAGGEIIVFIDELHTLVGAGKAEGTMDASNMLKPALARGDLHCVGATTLDEYRKYIEKDAALARRFQPVFVPEPSVEETVSILRGLKEKYEVHHGVRITDAAIVAAATLSNRYISDRFLPDKAIDLVDESASRLRMVVDSKPEEIDELDRRLVQMKIEENALQKESDKASKERLEKLSGEIKELEAKTEDLTARWQAEKDKLAGAQKLKEQLDHARSDLEIAQREGDLNKASELKYGVIPGLEKQLSEAESAQEHQMLNEEVTEDDIAAVVSRWTGIPVDKMLEGEREKLLAMEDALRESVIGQEDAIVSISNAVRRARAGLQDPNRPIGSFLFLGPTGVGKTELTKALARFLFDDETAMVRLDMSEYMEKHAVARMIGAPPGYVGYEEGGALTEAVRRRPYQVVLFDEVEKAHPDVFNILLQVLDDGRLTDGQGRTIDFRNTMIILTSNLGADILAAQPEGEDSDAVRGQVMEVVRQAFRPEFLNRLDEVLLFHRLTRPQMSGIVDIQLVRLHKMLEDRKIALELDEAAKTWLADKGYDPVYGARPLKRVIQRELQNPLASMILEGKIGDGDKVSVSAGPEGLAINGEMVAAA is encoded by the coding sequence ATGGATCTCAATCGCTATACCGAACGCTCGCGCGGCTTCCTCCAGGCCGCGCAAACTCTCGCCAGCCGCAAACACCACCAACGCCTGACCCCGGAACACTTGCTGAAGGTTCTGCTCGACGACGAGGAGGGCTTGGCGCGTAACCTGATCCGCCAGGCCGGCGGCAAGCCGGAGGCGGCGGTCAAGTCCGTCGACGAGGCGCTGGCCAAGCAGCCCAAGGTCGAAGGCGCCGGCGCCGGCCAGCTCTACCTGGCGCAGGAAACCAACGACCTCTTCGGCCAAGCCGAGAAGCTCTCGGAGGAGGCTGGCGATTCCTACGTCACCGCCGAGCGTATCCTCTTGGCCATCGCCATGCTGCCGGGCACCACCGCCGCCAAGGCGCTGGCCGCTGCCGGGGTGACGCCGCAGTCGCTCAATCAGGCGATCAACACCATGCGCAAGGGCCGGCGCGCCGATACGGCCACCGCCGAGGACCAGTACGAGGCGCTGAACAAGTACGCCCGCGACCTCACCGAGGTGGCGCGCGAAGGCAAGCTCGACCCGGTCATCGGCCGCGACGAGGAGATCCGCCGCACCGTGCAGGTGCTCTCGCGGCGCACCAAGAACAACCCCGTGCTGATCGGCGAGCCCGGCGTCGGCAAGACCGCCATCGTCGAGGGCCTGGCCCAACGCATCGTCAACGGCGACGTGCCCGACAACCTCAAGAACAAGCGCCTCATGTCGCTCGACCTCGGTGCCATGGTCGCCGGCGCTAAGTTCCGCGGCGAGTTCGAGGAGCGCCTGAAGGCCGTGCTGCAGGAAATCGCCGATGCCGGCGGTGAGATCATCGTCTTCATCGACGAGCTTCACACCCTGGTCGGCGCCGGCAAGGCCGAAGGCACCATGGACGCCTCCAACATGCTGAAGCCTGCGCTGGCGCGCGGCGACCTGCACTGCGTCGGCGCCACCACGCTGGACGAATACCGCAAGTATATCGAGAAGGACGCCGCCCTGGCGCGGCGCTTCCAGCCGGTCTTCGTGCCCGAGCCGAGCGTCGAGGAAACCGTCTCGATCCTGCGCGGTCTGAAGGAGAAGTACGAGGTGCACCACGGCGTGCGCATCACCGATGCCGCCATCGTCGCGGCGGCGACACTGTCCAACCGCTACATCTCCGACCGCTTCCTGCCCGACAAGGCGATCGACCTGGTCGACGAGTCCGCCAGCCGCCTGCGCATGGTGGTGGATTCCAAGCCGGAGGAGATCGATGAGCTCGACCGCCGCCTGGTGCAGATGAAGATCGAAGAGAACGCCTTGCAGAAGGAAAGCGATAAGGCCTCTAAGGAGCGCCTGGAAAAGCTTTCGGGTGAGATCAAGGAACTGGAAGCAAAGACCGAAGATCTGACCGCCCGGTGGCAGGCTGAGAAGGACAAGCTGGCCGGTGCCCAGAAGCTGAAGGAACAGCTCGACCATGCGCGCAGCGACCTGGAGATCGCGCAGCGCGAGGGCGACCTCAACAAGGCCAGCGAGCTGAAGTACGGCGTGATCCCGGGCCTGGAAAAGCAGCTCTCCGAGGCCGAGTCGGCCCAGGAGCACCAGATGCTGAACGAGGAGGTGACGGAGGACGACATCGCCGCGGTGGTGTCGCGCTGGACCGGCATTCCCGTCGACAAGATGCTGGAGGGCGAGCGCGAGAAGCTGCTCGCCATGGAAGACGCCCTGCGCGAGAGCGTGATCGGCCAGGAGGACGCCATCGTGTCGATCTCCAACGCCGTGCGCCGCGCGCGCGCCGGCCTGCAGGACCCCAACCGACCGATCGGTTCCTTCCTCTTCCTCGGCCCCACCGGCGTCGGCAAGACCGAGCTGACCAAGGCGCTGGCCCGCTTTCTCTTCGACGACGAGACGGCCATGGTTCGCCTCGACATGTCGGAGTACATGGAAAAACACGCGGTGGCGCGCATGATCGGCGCTCCGCCGGGCTATGTCGGTTACGAGGAGGGCGGCGCGCTGACCGAAGCGGTGCGGCGCCGGCCCTACCAGGTCGTGCTCTTCGACGAGGTGGAAAAGGCGCATCCCGACGTCTTCAACATCCTGCTGCAGGTGTTGGACGACGGCCGCCTGACCGACGGCCAGGGCCGCACCATCGACTTCCGCAACACCATGATCATCCTGACCTCCAACCTGGGCGCCGATATCCTGGCCGCCCAGCCGGAGGGCGAGGACAGCGACGCGGTGCGCGGCCAAGTCATGGAGGTGGTGCGCCAGGCCTTCCGGCCCGAGTTCCTCAACCGCCTGGACGAGGTGCTGCTGTTCCACCGCCTGACGCGCCCGCAGATGAGCGGTATCGTCGATATCCAGCTTGTCCGCCTGCACAAGATGCTGGAAGACCGCAAGATCGCGCTGGAACTGGACGAGGCGGCCAAGACCTGGCTGGCCGACAAGGGCTACGATCCGGTCTACGGCGCCCGCCCGCTGAAGCGGGTGATCCAGCGGGAGCTTCAGAACCCCTTGGCCAGCATGATCCTGGAAGGCAAGATCGGCGACGGCGACAAGGTGAGCGTCAGCGCCGGGCCCGAGGGGCTGGCCATCAATGGGGAAATGGTCGCGGCGGCCTGA